In the genome of Drosophila pseudoobscura strain MV-25-SWS-2005 chromosome 3, UCI_Dpse_MV25, whole genome shotgun sequence, one region contains:
- the sbb gene encoding mucin-19 isoform X1 has protein sequence MESMRRNEANTSHHPNKVALNSSNVATESNIKSNKLLANLSAANAATIQTAAAAAAAAAGTATATSGNATAATTTNQTLNYNNKGKVTATAANNQRSNHNNSSSKKHTKATGAGKTTASSHSTALSSSSSSNSSESKDTNFEYEDEWNIGGIPELLDDLDADIEKSAAHSGGGNQATSINAKQATSSSSTSTSTSASAPAKASGSSSSSSAAAASSSSSSSSSSGASAAAVHHKSHKTTLHSNLSATSPTTIKFTRQPVPSGTGSSSASAASSTSSNGNGNGNGNGSGHSGSGSGSNTNVVASKGSTSGKHHHHHHHHSTSSSSSTSSSSSSGSKGYKSALVAQLNSPSTLGNSHSSGSHSKAPPGASSSTSASGTGTGAGASAGAGIGAGSTLSSSTFAGFSKGGSLVSSSTAAASATATTAATTTTTAAVPSATGSGQQASKVSAGGMSSQTGSGSGSNTSNNSGSSSGSGGGGGNANSTGNSVNNSSGSGGSLSGPVGGQSSQGGSSSSGKTSAKMSIDHQATLDKGLKMKIKRTKPGTKSSEAKHEIVKATDQQNGALGANSAANSNEDGSTGANNASSLSSSNSSSSASSGNSSSSGSSSSGNSSSSSKKHMNNSSAGSGSSSSGAQNSAGHSSSASTSSSSSQSTPQGTKRGSSGHRREKTKDKNAHSNRMSVDKSAAAASAAGEKDTPEKNSGSGSGSGSVSGTGASSCSCSGDVGTPCSHHACIRRAAHMSNSNSNSSGGSSSGNVAAAAAAASSMSAVPPGVFTPSAGSPSAGSPSAVVPAAASLLAATTAVSSSASQLSGSAGGVGGGVGTGGPNAPGPPGKETSGSSIKISSHIAAQLAAAAASNSYTGQGPGPGLGQGQGGSGSGSNSNSNSSQSSSSSSGDSKASAAAQAKMMAPGMISATVHHTISVPAGSVGDEDTKSPPAKRAKHEANSSGSGGGSSSGKEMVDICIGTSVGTITEPDCLGPCEPGTSVTLEGIVWHETEGGVLVVNVTWRGKTYVGTLLDCTRHDWAPPRFCDSPTEELDSRTPKGRGKRGRSAGLTPDLSNFTETRSSIYFSHAQVHSKLRNGTAKGRGATRSASGNAATNSHSGSSGNGGGATPSTSPTAFLPPRPEKRKSKDEAPSPLNGDTDGGSDRSMVNASGIPISASGGGLATQPQSLLNPVTGLNVQINTKKCKTASPCAISPVLLECPEQDCSKKYKHANGLRYHQSHAHGAGGGASSMDEDSMQAPEEPGTPPSPGGAAAAQATTVTGVPVAPSTSTSTSTANVAVVNGGSAPPATGATAAAAAAAAASVAPISATSSAETPAIPAPPAVTPPTATPICAAATATPVGLAATTEATPVSVLPLAANLPLAVPATATASTASSSVPPPTQPPPSQQQQQQLLTPGSSSGSNQPVAGGSITAGISGQALSQHQQQLMGGLPAMLTEQQQQALLQQGALKAGVLRFVPPDATALQQQQPGQVQVNPQTQQQSPPRPPSHAQDAQQTPAGYAQQAGLKTSPGFGSVGVGSNSKQKKNRKSPGPGDFDGRVSREDVQSPAYSDISDDSTPVAEQELLDKSVGQPAKHIELLGKKPPEVGVVPAAPTPSMPALGGYGMYQFYPAQQQAPPPPQQQQQQQYMVQTGPDVMQPGKAPGMPPTLAQAQAQVQQQQQQLQPGAPPPTSQPQTHLLVPPSQQAVSAHLADYSNKNKDPPLDLMTKPQPGQQSNHQPLQTGPPPGQGENIGKEGGAPPTSQTGIQPPPVNLSAVTGPPPGALPPGLGGLSALGAAALGGPTPGKGMPHFYPFNFIPPAYPYNVDPNFGPVSIVGSSEEAAKLGGHPGLPGSQAQQLSGISIKEERLKESPSPHENPKHMAPQQQLLANKLIKQEPMTKQEIKQEPNSNPGQQHPPPSQAQAPQPQQQPQPTQPQQPHALHPKDLQALGAYPAIYQRHSMSLAAVQQARDEELRRYYMFTGRQNQAAAAAAAAAAAQNAASGGGPGGLPPHPGMLHKDESNLSLQQQQQQHMTLAQHQQQAIQQQAIQQHHQHLQQQHHQQQQQQQQQQQQQQQQQQQQQQQQQQQQQQQKLKQAQASSVANNKATNLTKDSPKQKNNSSEDEQQQQQLKVKQEGQKPTMETQGPPPPPTSQYFLHPSYISPNPFGFDPNHPMYRNVLMSAAGPYNTAPYHLPIPRYHAPEDLSRNTGTKALDALHHAASQYYTTHKIHELSERALKSPTSGSGPVKVSVSSPSIGPPQSGGPSNSGPGSGPNVLGGNGPSQPGSGPGSAGGVPLNLQPPSGGLGSTPGNKPDLAGQKPHGVPPGSALDAHKQTMPGGPPPSGPPGNGGVGGVGGAAVNGPAGGGGAGAADSRSPPPQRHVHTHHHTHVGLGYPMYPAPYGAAVLASQQAAAVAVINPFPPGPSK, from the exons ATGGAGTCAATGAGACGTAACGAGGCGAACACTAGCCACCACCCGAATAAG GTGGCCCTGAATAGCAGCAACGTAGCAACGGAAAGCAATATTAAGAGTAACAAATTGTTAGCTAATTTAAGTGCAGCGAACGCAGCAACAATCcagacagcggcagcagcagcagcagcagcagcaggaacagcgaCGGCAACATCGGGAAACGCGACGGCAGCGACAACAACGAATCAAACGTTGAATTACAATAACAAAGGGAAGgtgacggcaacggcagcgaatAATCAGAGGAGCAatcacaacaacagcagcagcaagaagcACACGA AGGCAACTGGAGCTGGAAAGACAACAGCCTCTTCCCACTCCACGGCGCTGTCATCGTCGAGCAGCTCCAATTCGAGCGAGTCGAAGGACACGAACTTCGAGTACGAGGACGAGTGGAACATCGGTGGGATCCCAGAGCTGCTGGACGATCTAGACGCGGACATCGAAAAGTCTGCGGCGCATTCGGGTGGTGGCAACCAGGCTACCTCGATAAATGCCAAGCAGGCaaccagctcctcctccacatccacatccacctctGCATCGGCGCCAGCCAAGGCGAGTgggtcatcgtcatcgtcatcagcagcagcggcatcatcgtcatcgtcatcatcgtcatcgtcaggAGCGTCAGCGGCTGCAGTACATCACAAGTCGCACAAGACCACATTGCATAGCAATTTGTCGGCCACATCGCCAACCACAATTAAGTTCACACGCCAGCCCGTCCCCAGTGGCACCGGGAGCAGTAGTGCATCAGCCGCGTCGTCAACATCCtcgaacgggaacgggaacggtaACGGTAACGGTAGCGGCCACAGCGGgagcggaagcggaagcaaCACAAACGTGGTGGCTAGCAAGGGCTCCACTTCGGGCAAGcatcatcaccaccaccaccatcactCGACATCATCTTCGTCGTCTACCTCGTCGAGCTCCAGCAGCGGCTCCAAGGGCTACAAATCCGCTTTGGTGGCACAACTGAACAGTCCGAGTACACTCGGAAATAGCCACAGCAGCGGGAGTCACTCCAAGGCACCACCTGGCGCAAGCTCAAGCACAAGCGCAAGCGGAACCGGAACAGGAGCCGGAGCAAGCGCAGGAGCCGGAATCGGAGCCGGCAGCACATTGTCATCCTCGACATTTGCCGGCTTCTCGAAGGGAGGCAGCCTAGTATCCTCTTCTACAGCGGCAGCgtcagccacagccacaaccgcagccacaaccacaaccacagccgCAGTACCATCCGCAACTGGCAGTGGTCAGCAGGCCTCCAAagtctccgctggcggcatGTCCTCGCAAacgggcagcggcagcggcagcaacacaagcaacaacagcggaagcagcagcggcagcgggggAGGAGGCGGCAACGCCAACAGCACCGGAAACAGCgtgaacaacagcagcggcagcggaggCAGCCTCAGCGGCCCAGTCGGTGGCCAGAGTTCGCaaggcggcagcagctccagcggtAAAACGAGCGCAAAAATGTCCATTGATCATCAAGCCACGCTCGACAAAGGACTCAAAATGAAGATCAAGCGCACCAAGCCGGGCACCAAGAGCTCGGAGGCCAAGCACGAGATAGTCAAGGCCACCGACCAACAGAACGGAGCCCTGGGCGCCAACTCGGCAGCCAACTCCAACGAGGACGGGAGCACGGGCGCCAACAACGCGTCCTCCCTCTCATCCAGCAACTCTTcgagcagcgccagcagcggcaacTCCTCCAGtagcgggagcagcagcagtggcaactCCTCGAGTAGCAGCAAGAAACACATGAACAACTCCAGTGCTGGCAGCGGGTCCTCATCCAGTGGCGCCCAGAACAGTGCCGGCCACAGCAGCTCGGCCAGCACATCCTCGAGCAGCAGCCAGTCCACGCCCCAGGGCACAAAGAGAGGCAGCTCCGGGCACAGGCGCGAGAAGACCAAGGACAAGAACGCACATTCCAATCGCATGTCCGTGGACAAGTCGGCCGCTGCCGCATCGGCGGCCGGGGAGAAGGACACGCCAGAGAAGAACTCTGGATCTGGCTCGGGATCAGGGTCGGTATCGGGAACGGGCGCATcatcctgctcctgcagcgGCGACGTGGGCACGCCCTGCTCCCACCACGCCTGCATCCGACGTGCCGCGCACATGTCCAactccaattccaattccagcGGCGGGAGCAGTTCGGGCAAcgtggctgctgcagctgcagctgcctccTCCATGTCAGCTGTGCCGCCGGGGGTGTTTACACCGTCGGCCGGCTCACCCTCGGCGGGATCTCCATCGGCCGTCGTCCCAGCAGCCGCCTCTCTGCTGGCAGCCACAACGGCcgtctcctcctccgcctcgcAGCTATCCGGCAGCGCTGGCGGCGTCGGTGGCGGCGTCGGCACTGGAGGACCGAATGCACCGGGGCCGCCAGGCAAGGAAACctccggcagcagcatcaagaTATCCTCACACATCGCCGCACAGctggcagccgcagccgcatcCAACAGCTACACCGGCCAGGGCCCTGGTCCGGGtctgggacagggacagggcgGCAGCGGGAGCGGCTcaaactccaactccaacagCAGTcagagcagctccagcagcagtggcgACAGCAAGGCATCGGCTGCGGCCCAGGCCAAAATGATGGCTCCGGGGATGATCTCAGCGACGGTCCACCACACGATTTCAGTGCCGGCTGGCAGTGTTGGTGACGAGGACACCAAATCCCCGCCAGCCAAGCGGGCTAAGCACGAGGCAAACAGCtccggcagcggcggcggcagcagcagcggcaaggAGATGGTCGACATATGCATCGGCACTTCGGTGGGAACCATCACCGAGCCGGACTGCCTGGGGCCCTGCGAGCCGGGCACCTCGGTCACCCTCGAGGGCATCGTTTGGCACGAGACCGAGGGCGGCGTCCTCGTCGTGAACGTGACGTGGCGCGGCAAGACCTATGTGGGCACCCTGCTAGACTGCACCCGACACGACTGGGCTCCTCCAAG ATTCTGTGATTCACCAACTGAAGAATTAGATTCTCGAACTCCAAAGGGTCGCGGCAAGCGCGGACGCAGCGCCGGGCTCACGCCCGACCTGAGCAACTTCACCGAAACCAGAAGTTCG ATTTACTTCTCGCATGCCCAAGTGCATTCGAAGCTGCGCAACGGCACCGCCAAGGGACGAGGAGCAACGCGCAGTGCCTCGGGGAATGCGGCCACGAACAGCCACAGCGGATCGTCGGGCAATGGGGGTGGGGCCACGCCCAGCACATCACCCACAGCATTTCTGCCGCCGCGTCCGGAGAAGCGCAAGTCGAAGGACGAGGCACCGTCGCCGCTCAACGGCGACACGGACGGCGGCTCGGACCGGAGCATGGTGAACGCCAGCGGCATTCCAATATCGGCAAGCGGCGGTGGCCTGGCCACGCAGCCGCAGAGCCTGCTTAACCCAGTCACCGGACTCAACGTGCAAATCAACACAAAGAAATGTAAGACTGCCTCGCCCTGCGCGATCTCCCCGGTGCTGCTCGAGTGTCCCGAGCAGGACTGTAGCAAGAAGTACAAGCATGCCAATGGGCTGCGCTACCACCAGTCGCACGCCCATGGGGCTGGCGGCGGGGCCAGCTCGATGGACGAGGACTCGATGCAGGCACCGGAGGAGCCGGGCACGCCGCCCTCGCCAGGCGGCGCTGCAGCTGCACAGGCGACAACAGTAACAGGGGTACCAGTGGCACCCTCCACTtccacatccacctccacCGCCAACGTTGCTGTTGTCAATGGTGGAAGTGCTCCACCGGCGACAGGTGCaacggcagccgcagcagcagcagcagcagcttcagtcGCCCCGATATCTGCCACATCCTCGGCGGAAACACCAGCTATTCCCGCTCCACCAGCAGTCACTCCTCCCACTGCGACCCCCATCTGCgccgcagcaacagcgacTCCAGTTGGTCTGGCAGCAACAACTGAGGCTACCCCCGTCTCTGTGTTGCCCCTGGCAGCCAATCTTCCGCTAGCAGTccctgcaactgcaacggcatCGACGGCGTCGTCGTCAGTGCCTCCACCAACacagccgccgccgtcgcaacagcaacagcagcagctgctcacTCCAGGCAGTAGCTCGGGGAGCAATCAGCCTGTCGCCGGGGGCAGCATCACTGCTGGCATCTCTGGCCAGGCTCTctcccagcaccagcaacagctgaTGGGCGGTCTACCGGCCATGCTgacggagcagcagcagcaggcgctgctCCAGCAAGGAGCCT TGAAAGCGGGAGTCCTGCGTTTTGTCCCACCCGATGCCACTGccctgcaacaacagcaaccagGCCAGGTTCAGGTCAATCCACAGACACAGCAGCAGTCGCCGCCGAGACCACCAAGCCATGCCCAGGATGCGCAGCAGACACCAGCTGGCTACGCACAGCAGGCGGGGCTGAAGACCTCTCCAGGTTTCGGGTCTGTGGGCGTGGGCTCCAACAGCAAGCAAAAGAAGAACCGAAAGTCTCCCGGGCCAGGCGACTTCGATGGTCGGGTGTCCCGCGAGGATGTGCAGAGTCCGGCCTACAGTGATATTTCGGACGACTCCACGCCCGTGGCCGAGCAGGAGCTGCTGGACAAGTCGGTTGGGCAACCGGCCAAGCACATCGAGCTGCTCGGCAAGAAGCCCCCCGAGGTGGGCGTGGTGCCGGCAGCTCCCACACCCAGCATGCCTGCCCTGGGCGGCTATGGGATGTACCAGTTCTACCcagcccagcagcaggcgccaccgcctcctcaacagcagcagcagcagcagtacatGGTGCAGACGGGGCCCGATGTCATGCAGCCCGGAAAGGCACCCGGAATGCCACCTACGctggcccaggcacaggcacaggtccagcagcagcaacagcagctgcaaccGGGTGCGCCTCCGCCTACCTCACAGCCGCAGACACATCTGCTGGTGCCACCCTCCCAGCAGGCGGTTAGTGCCCACCTGGCCGAttacagcaacaagaacaaggaTCCGCCTCTGGATCTGATGACCAAGCCACAGCCCGGCCAGCAGTCAAATCATCAGCCACTGCAGACGGGACCACCACCCGGCCAGGGGGAGAATATCGGAAAAGAGGGAGGGGCCCCACCCACATCCCAAACGGGCATCCAGCCGCCGCCTGTGAATCTCAGTGCCGTGACTGGCCCGCCGCCTGGAGCCCTGCCTCCCGGCCTGGGGGGCCTCTCGGCACTGGGTGCTGCCGCCCTGGGCGGTCCAACGCCCGGAAAAGGCATGCCCCACTTCTATCCCTTCAA CTTTATTCCGCCTGCGTATCCGTACAATGTCGATCCGAACTTTGGGCCCGTTTCCATTGTGGGCTCCTCCGAGGAGGCGGCGAAGCTGGGCGGGCATCCTGGTCTGCCCGGGTCGCAAGCCCAACAGCTATCAGGGATCAGCATCAAGGAGGAACGGCTCAAGGAGAGTCCCAGTCCACACGAGAACCCCAAGCACATGGCGCCCCAGCAACAG ctgctggccaacaagCTGATCAAGCAGGAGCCGATGACAAAGCAGGAGATCAAGCAGGAGCCGAACTCCAATCCTGGCCAGCAACACCCGCCGCCATCTCAGGCCCAGGCCCCgcaaccacagcagcagccccagcccacgCAGCCCCAGCAGCCTCACGCCCTGCATCCCAAGGATCTACAGGCCCTGGGCGCGTATCCAGCCATCTACCAGCGTCACTCGATGAGCTTGGCGGCGGTGCAACAGGCGCGCGACGAGGAGCTGCGACG GTATTACATGTTTACTGGTCGACAAAAccaggcagcagccgctgctgctgctgctgcggccgctCAGAATGCTGCCAGTGGCGGGGGCCCTGGAGGGCTTCCGCCTCATCCCGGCATGCTGCACAAGGATGAGTCGAATCTcagcctgcagcagcagcaacagcagcatatGACTCTGgcccagcatcagcagcaggcgatccagcagcaggcgatccagcagcatcaccagcatctccagcagcaacatcatc agcaacaacaacagcagcaacaacagcaacaacaacagcaacaacaacagcaacaacagcagcagcagcagcaacaacaacagcagcaacagaagctaAAGCAGGCTCAGGCGTCGTCAGTGGCAAACAACAAGGCCACGAATCTGACAAAGGACTCGCCGAAGCAAAAGAACAACTCTAGCGAGGatgagcaacagcagcagcagctgaaggtGAAGCAGGAGGGTCAGAAGCCAACAATGGAAACACAGGgaccgccgccaccgcctacGTCGCAGTACTTCCTTCACCCCTCGTATATATCGCCGAATCCGTTTGGTTTCGATCCCAACCATCCCATGTACCGCAACGTGCTGATGTCGGCAGCCGGCCCGTACAACACGGCACCGTACCATCTTCCAATACCCCGCTATCATGCGCCAGAAGATCTCTCCCGCAATACGGGCACCAAGGCACTGGATGCACTGCATCATGCAGCCAGCCAGTACTACACAACGCACAAGATCCATGAGCTCAGCGAACGTGCCCTCAAGTCGCccaccagcggcagcggcccCGTCAAGGTGAGCGTCAGCAGTCCCAGCATCGGACCACCCCAATCGGGTGGCCCATCAAACAGCGGTCCGGGCTCCGGTCCCAATGTCCTCGGTGGCAACGGGCCCAGCCAGCCCGGTTCGGGTCCTGGGTCTGCGGGCGGTGTGCCGCTGAACCTACAGCCACCATCAGGAGGATTGGGCTCGACGCCCGGTAATAAGCCCGACCTGGCCGGCCAGAAGCCGCACGGAGTGCCGCCTGGCTCAGCGCTAGACGCGCACAAACAGACGATGCCTGGTGGCCCACCACCCAGTGGACCACCCGGCAACGGCGGTGTGGGAGGAGTCGGTGGAGCCGCTGTGAATGGCCCTGCTGGTGGAGGTGGCGCAGGTGCCGCTGACTCCCGCAGTCCGCCTCCCCAAAGGCACGTCCACACTCATCACCACACGCACGTAGGACTCGGTTATCCCATGTATCCGGCGCCCTATGGAG CGGCTGTCTTGGCTAGCCAGCAGGCGGCTGCTGTAGCTGTGATAAACCCGTTTCCGCCGGGACCGTCGAAATGA